The following coding sequences are from one Rhodothermales bacterium window:
- a CDS encoding FAD-dependent oxidoreductase yields MHIDARTLEDGSLIEGDICIVGAGAAGISMALECVGTPYNVILLEGGGFDYDTEMQDRYAGETTGRDYHLLQSTRMHMFGGTTGHWAGMCSPYDEVDFIKRDWVPHSGWPIQRKDLDVFYARAHKWLELGPYEYSTEYWEKKEPIRPQLPFDKAKVYTKMWQLSPPTRFGTRYREDIVSAKNIHLYTYAAVTNIAANESVSSVDELEIKCLNGKQHRVKARVYALATGTIQNARLLLASNRQARNGLGNDLDLVGRFFMDHPEVSSAFLAIPETRNLDLYMQNLGFASRNYRGELTLNRATQEELRILNITAGLYPATSTETADIRSNIQRQYPNAKVFKDQFDDNLERIKAGEKTPTISTESTIFRLFTRIEQAPNPASRITLGPERDELGVPRVQLNWQLTNLDKRTIRDFYHTLGEEVGRHGFGRIMIMDWVEEPDDVWPPFLGTGWHHMGTTRMHEDSKQGVVDVNCKVHGLSNLYVAGAAAFTTAGAANPTLTLVALSLRLSDHLKETMN; encoded by the coding sequence ATGCACATTGATGCCCGAACACTCGAGGATGGATCGCTCATCGAAGGCGATATCTGTATTGTTGGAGCCGGCGCCGCCGGCATAAGTATGGCGCTCGAATGCGTGGGCACCCCTTACAACGTCATTCTCCTGGAAGGAGGTGGATTTGATTACGACACGGAGATGCAGGATCGATATGCCGGCGAAACTACAGGCCGCGACTATCATCTACTCCAATCGACGCGCATGCACATGTTTGGGGGGACTACAGGCCACTGGGCGGGAATGTGTTCGCCGTATGATGAAGTCGACTTTATCAAGCGAGACTGGGTGCCGCATAGCGGTTGGCCGATCCAGCGAAAGGACCTGGATGTTTTCTACGCTCGGGCGCATAAATGGCTCGAACTCGGGCCGTATGAATATAGCACTGAATACTGGGAAAAGAAGGAGCCGATCAGGCCACAGCTTCCGTTCGACAAGGCGAAAGTCTACACGAAGATGTGGCAACTGAGCCCCCCGACGCGGTTCGGAACCCGGTATCGAGAAGACATCGTCTCGGCAAAAAACATTCATCTGTACACGTATGCGGCCGTCACAAACATCGCCGCCAATGAATCTGTCTCTTCGGTGGATGAACTGGAGATTAAATGCCTCAACGGTAAACAACACCGCGTGAAGGCCCGTGTGTATGCGCTGGCAACGGGAACGATTCAGAATGCTCGCCTCTTGCTGGCGTCGAACAGACAGGCTCGCAACGGACTGGGAAACGACCTGGATCTTGTAGGGAGATTCTTTATGGACCACCCGGAGGTGAGTTCTGCCTTTCTGGCGATTCCCGAGACGCGAAACCTGGATCTGTATATGCAGAATTTGGGATTCGCATCGAGAAACTACAGAGGCGAACTCACGCTGAACCGGGCCACTCAGGAGGAACTGCGTATTCTAAATATCACGGCCGGACTTTATCCCGCAACCAGTACGGAGACGGCGGATATTCGTAGTAACATTCAGCGCCAGTATCCGAATGCAAAAGTGTTTAAGGATCAGTTCGACGACAATCTGGAACGGATAAAAGCCGGGGAAAAAACCCCGACCATTTCAACGGAAAGCACGATTTTTCGCCTGTTCACCCGTATTGAACAGGCGCCAAATCCTGCTTCCAGAATCACATTAGGCCCTGAGCGGGACGAGCTGGGAGTTCCGCGTGTGCAACTGAACTGGCAATTAACCAATCTGGACAAACGCACCATCCGCGACTTCTATCATACCCTCGGCGAGGAAGTTGGCCGGCATGGATTCGGCCGCATTATGATCATGGATTGGGTGGAAGAACCGGACGACGTGTGGCCTCCTTTCCTGGGGACCGGATGGCATCACATGGGCACCACGCGTATGCATGAGGATTCCAAACAGGGCGTTGTTGACGTCAACTGTAAGGTGCATGGTCTGTCGAATCTCTACGTGGCCGGCGCCGCCGCATTCACGACTGCGGGAGCAGCTAACCCCACCCTGACGCTCGTCGCATTGTCGCTCCGATTATCGGATCATCTGAAAGAAACGATGAATTAA